A genomic segment from Prosthecobacter sp. encodes:
- a CDS encoding magnesium chelatase domain-containing protein has protein sequence MIARTYSATLIGVNAVEIEVESHDGGGNPKMFIVGLPDTSVKESREYVTAAISSSGFIMNDAPPPLF, from the coding sequence ATGATCGCCCGTACCTATTCCGCCACGCTCATCGGCGTCAACGCCGTCGAGATCGAGGTCGAGTCCCACGACGGCGGCGGCAATCCGAAGATGTTCATCGTCGGCCTGCCGGATACCTCGGTGAAGGAAAGCCGCGAGTACGTCACCGCCGCCATCAGCAGCAGCGGTTTCATCATGAACGATGCCCCACCACCGTTGTTCTGA
- a CDS encoding septum formation initiator family protein, whose product MNYREVRASEPQAPWEFWMRAFLKLARFVLLLLIVPVIYVLCDNPLDEQLAMRTKLDQLKEQRDTLKADRDKLLRRMEWVKNDNAYLETAARDRLHLQKEGEYILRFEGQ is encoded by the coding sequence ATGAACTACCGAGAAGTGCGCGCATCCGAACCCCAGGCTCCCTGGGAGTTCTGGATGCGCGCCTTTCTCAAGCTCGCCCGCTTCGTTCTGCTGCTCCTCATCGTTCCAGTGATCTATGTCCTGTGTGACAATCCCTTGGATGAGCAGCTTGCCATGCGCACAAAACTAGATCAGCTCAAAGAGCAACGCGACACGCTCAAAGCCGACCGCGACAAGCTTCTGCGCCGCATGGAGTGGGTCAAAAACGACAACGCCTATCTCGAAACCGCCGCCCGCGACCGCCTTCACCTCCAGAAAGAGGGCGAATATATACTGCGGTTTGAGGGGCAGTAA
- the eno gene encoding phosphopyruvate hydratase, whose protein sequence is MDELNIARIIGREIIDSRGNPTVEVDVYIEGGAMGRAAVPSGASTGEHEALELRDGDKKRFLGKGVLKAVDAVNNELADALIGADAADQVGIDKVMLEVDGTKTKSKCGANAILGVSLAVAKAAAATLGMPFYKYIGGPNAKVLPVPMMNIINGGAHSDAPIDFQEFMIMPKGAPTFSEALRYGAEIFHSLKKILHDLGLSTAVGDEGGFAPTLKSADHALEVIAQAVDKAGYKLGEDIFIALDVASSEFFDKAKNKYVFKKSDKSERSAAELVAYYAELKKKFPIISIEDGCAEGDWAGWDIITKEMGATTQLVGDDLFVTNVEFLQKGIDLGVANSILVKVNQIGSLTETLDAVDLAHRHGYTAVMSHRSGETEDYTIADLAVATNCGQIKTGSMSRSDRIAKYNQLLRIEQELGENAIFGGRMKV, encoded by the coding sequence ATGGACGAACTCAACATCGCACGCATCATCGGACGCGAAATCATCGACTCACGCGGAAACCCCACCGTTGAAGTGGATGTGTACATCGAAGGCGGTGCCATGGGGCGTGCGGCAGTTCCTAGCGGTGCCAGCACCGGCGAACACGAGGCTCTTGAATTGCGCGACGGCGACAAGAAGCGTTTCCTTGGCAAGGGCGTGCTCAAGGCCGTGGATGCCGTGAACAACGAACTCGCGGACGCCCTCATCGGCGCTGACGCTGCTGACCAGGTCGGTATCGACAAGGTAATGCTCGAAGTCGATGGCACGAAGACGAAATCCAAGTGCGGCGCGAACGCCATTCTCGGAGTCTCTCTTGCCGTCGCCAAGGCTGCTGCAGCGACGCTCGGCATGCCCTTCTACAAGTACATCGGCGGCCCGAACGCCAAGGTGCTCCCGGTCCCGATGATGAACATCATCAACGGCGGCGCTCACAGCGATGCCCCGATCGACTTCCAGGAGTTCATGATCATGCCGAAAGGCGCTCCGACCTTCTCCGAGGCGCTGCGCTACGGCGCGGAAATCTTCCACTCGCTGAAGAAAATCCTGCACGATCTCGGCCTCAGCACCGCCGTCGGTGACGAAGGCGGCTTTGCCCCGACGCTGAAGAGCGCCGACCACGCCCTCGAAGTCATCGCCCAGGCGGTGGACAAGGCCGGCTACAAGCTCGGTGAAGACATCTTCATCGCTCTCGACGTCGCCTCCTCCGAGTTCTTCGACAAGGCCAAGAACAAATACGTCTTCAAGAAGTCCGACAAGTCCGAGCGCAGCGCCGCCGAACTCGTGGCCTACTACGCCGAGCTGAAGAAGAAGTTCCCGATCATCTCCATCGAAGACGGCTGCGCTGAAGGTGACTGGGCAGGCTGGGACATCATCACCAAGGAAATGGGTGCCACCACCCAGCTCGTCGGCGACGATCTTTTCGTCACCAACGTCGAATTCCTCCAGAAGGGTATCGACCTGGGCGTGGCGAACTCCATCCTCGTGAAGGTGAACCAGATCGGCTCTCTCACCGAGACCCTCGACGCCGTCGATCTCGCTCACCGTCATGGTTACACCGCCGTCATGAGCCATCGCTCCGGTGAAACCGAAGATTACACCATCGCCGACCTCGCCGTCGCCACGAACTGCGGCCAGATCAAGACCGGCTCCATGAGCCGCAGCGACCGCATTGCCAAATACAACCAGCTCCTGCGCATCGAGCAGGAACTTGGTGAAAACGCCATCTTTGGTGGCCGCATGAAAGTCTAA
- a CDS encoding DUF1501 domain-containing protein, which yields MNSLRHDLSRRAFVSGVAKTFLGVSAASRVIAAPGLGTSPLKQAATARNVIYLYMNGGMSHLDTFDPKPEKTDIMGLTKVINTNVDGIRVSNNIPLIARQMDKLAVIRSMMTTQGAHEQGNYYQHTSYTQRSSIRHPTMGAWLQKFQDRGNPTLPGSVMIGNDSRHPGAGFFESRFAPLMINDPESGINNVKTNQWFTEERFNSRLSVAKQLDRQFADTYNVKNVRAYADMYDDALKMMKSEELKAFDLTAEPDALRAKYGNDRFGQGCLLARRLVEHGVRFAEVSFGSWDTHNANFTRVPELCDELDSALSTLLQDLESRGMLQDTLVVLATEFGRTPEINQNDGRDHHATGFTCLMAGGGIRGGQVYGATDESGDKAVENPVAIPDFNATIAYALGIPLDQVLYSPSKRPFTVADKGKPITALFG from the coding sequence ATGAACTCCCTCCGTCACGATCTTTCCCGCCGCGCCTTCGTTTCCGGTGTGGCCAAGACCTTCCTTGGTGTCAGTGCCGCCTCCCGTGTGATCGCCGCCCCCGGTCTCGGCACCTCGCCGCTCAAGCAGGCCGCCACCGCGCGCAATGTCATCTACTTGTACATGAACGGGGGCATGAGCCACCTCGACACCTTCGACCCAAAGCCGGAAAAGACCGACATCATGGGGTTGACCAAGGTCATCAACACCAACGTCGATGGCATTCGTGTCTCCAACAACATTCCGCTCATCGCCCGGCAGATGGACAAGCTCGCCGTGATCCGCAGCATGATGACCACGCAAGGGGCGCATGAGCAGGGCAATTATTATCAGCACACCAGCTACACTCAGCGCAGCAGCATTCGCCATCCCACCATGGGTGCGTGGCTGCAAAAGTTTCAGGATCGTGGCAATCCCACGCTTCCAGGCAGTGTCATGATCGGCAACGACAGCCGCCATCCCGGTGCCGGCTTCTTCGAAAGCCGCTTTGCTCCACTCATGATCAATGATCCCGAAAGCGGCATCAACAATGTCAAAACCAACCAATGGTTCACCGAAGAGCGTTTCAACAGCCGCCTCAGCGTCGCCAAGCAGCTCGACCGCCAGTTTGCCGACACCTATAACGTCAAAAATGTCCGTGCCTACGCCGACATGTATGACGACGCTCTCAAAATGATGAAGAGCGAGGAATTGAAAGCCTTTGATCTCACCGCTGAACCCGACGCCCTGCGCGCCAAATACGGCAACGACCGTTTCGGCCAGGGGTGTCTTCTTGCCCGCCGCCTCGTCGAGCACGGCGTGCGTTTTGCCGAGGTTTCCTTCGGCAGTTGGGACACCCACAACGCCAACTTCACCCGCGTGCCCGAACTCTGCGACGAACTCGACTCCGCGCTCAGCACCCTGCTTCAGGATCTGGAATCCCGTGGCATGTTGCAGGATACACTCGTCGTCCTCGCCACCGAATTTGGCCGCACGCCCGAGATCAATCAAAATGATGGCCGCGACCACCACGCGACTGGCTTCACCTGCCTCATGGCTGGTGGCGGCATCCGTGGCGGGCAGGTCTATGGTGCCACCGACGAAAGCGGCGACAAAGCCGTCGAAAACCCCGTGGCCATCCCTGATTTCAACGCCACCATCGCCTACGCCCTTGGCATTCCGCTCGATCAGGTGCTCTACAGCCCCAGCAAGCGCCCCTTCACCGTCGCCGACAAAGGCAAGCCGATCACCGCACTGTTTGGCTGA